The sequence CGCGACCGGGCCATCCTGGAGGTGCTGGACGCCACCGGGATGCGGGTCAACGAATTGGTCACCCTGCACATGGCGGCCCTCCACTTGGATGTCCGCTTCGTCCAGCTGCAGGGCAACGACCAGCATGAACGGATGGTGCCCTTGAGCCGGCCGGCCGTGTCCTGGCTGCGCCGCTACCTGGACGAGGCCCGGCCGCACTTGGCTTGCGAGCCAGCGTCCACGGTTGTCTTTTTGAATGCCCATGGTCGCCCTTTGACCCGGCAGGGCGTTTGGAAGAACTTCAAAAAATGGGTTCGCAATGCTGGAATTAGCAAGAACGTCACCCCGCAGACCTTTCGCTACTCGCTGGCCGTCCAGCTCCTGTCGCAGGGCGCCAGCGGCCAGGTGGTCCAGGAGATGCTGGGCTATACCGAACTGCGAATGCTGCGGCCCTACCTGAAGGTGACCCCGCAGCAGCTGGCGGCGACCTACGACAAGTACCACCCCCGTGCATAGGAAGGATGCAGCAATGTTAGTACGCTATCGAAAAGATTATCAAAAAATTGCTTTGGGACTGCTCTCACTGATTCCCGAGCTGCGGGACAACCACCGCTTCCGGGATGAATTAGACTGGGCCCTAGCGGAGGGGCGGGTTGTCTACCTCTGGAAGGATCAAGAGGACAACCACTTTATCGCCGTGGCAATTCTGGACGTTGGGGACGACTATGTTCTGGTGCGCCGGCTCTCCTTTACGCCGAGTGAACGCTCCGGGCACAATGTTTACGCACTCTTGACCGCCATTAAGGATGAGTATCCAGGCTGTCGCCTGATGGGGACCATGGCGACGCAACCGCTGATCACTGCTTGGGGGAAGGCCAATGAATAATGAAGAACCAGCACTGAAGCGAGCCGCCCAACCGACGCTGAAACTGGGCTCGTTTGAGGGACCACTGGATCTGCTCCTCCACCTGATCCGTGAAGCCAAGATGGATATTTACGATATTAAGATTGCGACGATCACCAGTCAGTACATGGACTACCTCCACCGGATGAAGGCTCACCGGTTAGAGATAGCGGGGGAGTACTTCGTGATGGCGGCAACCCTAATGCGGATCAAGAGTCAGCTGCTGCTTCCCCAAGCGCCAGCATTGGAAGAGGAGAGCGAAGAGCCGCCGGTCGACCCACGCCAGGAACTGGTCGACCAGCTCTTGGAATATCAGCGCTACCAGAAGGCGGCCGATCACCTGAAGGATAAGGAAGGAATCCGTCAGCAGGAATACACCCGTCCAGCCATGCGGGTGCCCGCGGGGCTGGTGACCAATAAGGTTGCTCCCGGGGTCACCTTGGACCAGCTGCAGGCGGCCTTTAACCAGGTTCTGCGGCGCCACCGCTATAACCGCCCGGTCGTTGAAACCGTCGCGGCCGAAAAAGTCAGTGTGGCAGAAGAAATGACGGCCGTCATGAAGAAGGTCCGGACCGCCCCGACCAGGTTTGTTGACCTCCTGGATAGTGCCCCGACCAAGGACCGGCTGGTCACGACCTTCTTGGCGATCCTGGAATTGGCCAAGCATCAGGCAATTCACATTGACCAGGCGGGCCTGTTTGCCCCAATTATTTTAACGGAGGGAATCAAGAGTGAAGAGTACCGAACCAACGAACATCGCCCAGATTGAGGGCCTGCTGTTTATCAGTGGGGATGAAGGCATCACTACCGGGGACCTAGCACGGATCACCGGATTTATGAAGCCGGCGGTCACCACTATGCTGGAGCGGCTGGCAAAACGCTACGCGGCGGATTCGGATAGCGCCCTCGTCCTCCTGCACAGCGGCCAAACCTACCGTCTGGCCACCAAGCAGGAGTTAGCGCCAGTGATCAAGCACTACTTTGAGATTCCGCTGGCAACCCCGCTGACCCGGGCACTGCTGGAGGTGCTGGCCATCATCGCCTACCGCCAGCCGATTACCCGCCTGGAGATTGACGACATCCGAGGAGTTCAGAGCTCGGGCTCACTTCAAAAGCTGATGGCGCGGGGCCTGGTGGACACCCATGGCCGTCTGGATGCCCCGGGCCGGCCGTTTCGTTACGTCACTACCGAGGCCTTTCTGGACTACTTTGGCCTGACCAGTCTCGAGGATCTGCCACCACTGCCGGCTGAGGCGGATTTGGACACGGCGGATTTGAACGGTGACCTGTTCTTAAATGCATTTCAATCACGGAAGAGGGATAACAACTGATGGAAAGATTACAAAAGGTAATGGCTGAGGCCGGAGTTGCCTCCCGGCGCGCTTCGGAAAAGCTGATTCAAACCGGCCACGTTCAGGTCAACGGCCAGACGGTCACGACCCTGGGAACCAAGGTTGGCCGCCACGACGACGTTCAGGTCGATGGTGTCCCGATTCACCGGGAACAGCACGTCTACTACCTGCTCAATAAGCCGCGGGGAGTCATTTCCAGCGCCCACGACGAGAAGGGGCGGAAGACGGTTGTCGACCTGCTCCACGAAGACGAGGAGGTCACCGAGCGAATCTATCCGGTTGGTCGGCTGGATTATGACACCACCGGGATCCTTTTGCTGACCAACGACGGGGACCTGGCCAACCGGCTGATGCACCCGAAGTTTGAGGTGGCCAAGACCTACGTTGCGAAGGTGAAGGGGATTGTCACCAACGATGACTTAAAGCGCCTGCGCCTGGGAGTGCGGATCGACGGGCGCAAGACCAAGCCGGCCAAGACTCGCCTGAAGGAAACTGATCGTCACAAGCAGACCAGCCTGGTGCAATTAACGATTCACGAGGGCCGTTATCACCAGGTGAAGCGGATGCTGGAGGCAGTGGGACACCCGGTGATCAAGCTGCACCGGGAGACCTATGGCTTCCTCAACCTCCAGGGCCTGCAATCCGGAGAATTCCGGGAGCTGCGCCCGGAAGAGGTCACCAAGCTGAAGCAGCAGACCCGGTAATGTTTGACAGGGCAAAGCGGCCTTAGTATACTGAAATTGTAAAATTTTTAGAAAAATTGTCTTCAAGGCGGGGTGAAATTCCCGACCGGCGGTACAAGCCCGCAACCCACCGTGGTGGTTGATCCAGTTGAATTCTGGAGCCGACAGTAAAGTCTGGTATATAGAAGATTTTCTACGTACATTAACCCTAATCGTTTAGGCGCTGCTGACATCGTGTTGGTAGCGCTTTATTAGTTGGGGCCAGTGAAGGCAATCTCAATGGAGGTTGTTAAACTATGACAGTATCACATTCAAGAATTCAGCGCCTGGTCGGGATCGCCTGCCTGAGCGCATTGGCTTTTATCCTGATGCTCTTTGAATTTCCGGTCATCCCGGTGGCCTCTTACCTCAAAATCGACTTTTCCGACGTCCCGGTCTTGCTGGGCGGCTATATGTATGGACCGCTGGGCGGGGTGCTGATTGCCCTTTTGAAATGCCTGATTCACGGAATGGTCAATGGCTTTTCGGTCGGCGAACTGATCGGGATTTTGAGTGACTTTATCTCCTCATTGGCTCTGCTTTTACCATTCTGCCTAATTTGGCAAAAGACTCAGTGGTCGACCAAAAAGCAGCTGACGGTCGGGGTCATTAGCGCTACCGTGGTCTTGACCGTCGTTATGTCGCTGCTCAATCTCTGGGTACTGACGCCACTGTACATGGCCGTCTGGAACTGGAAGTCGACGCTGCCGGTTTCCCAGCTGGTGGCAATCGGTGTTCTGCCGTTTAACATCATCAAGGGTCTGCTGGTGACGATTGTCTTTGCCATCATTGCGTCCCGGATGCGGGATTGGCTAGCGGCCCACCGCTTTGAATAGCTGAATTTAGCGATCATTTGTTCAAGAAATTGGGACAAATGATCTTTTTTTTCGTTAAAAATTACTTTGTTGCCGTCTATTATAAGTGAGAGAATAATAAACGAGGTTTTGGCAATGAATAATTATTTCTTACGTTTTTTTGCATACCAGCAGCCACGCCGAATTCGGGTGATTGAGAACCTGCTGACCAGTCGGCGGACCGTCGCCAATCTCTTCTGGGGGCAGCAATATCATCTTCTGCACTGGCTGGGCGCCGCGCGGGGGCTGACGCGCCATGACTATGATGAGGCCTTGGCCGCCCTGGCCCAAGCTGGCCTTCTCGAGTTAGATGAGCAGACCGCCGAACTGACTCCTGCCGGGGTGGCTGCCCGGGAAGCGCTGGAGTACCAGCCGACCTTTCTGGACTGGTACTGGCTGACCAATACCAACCAGCTCACCCAGCGCTTTACCTTGGGAATGCAGGTGGTGGCCGAACTGGCCTATCATAATTCGCGCTACGCCCCGGTCAACGTTTCCTACAAGCACCTGATGGCCGTCAAACGGTGGTTTCGCTACGAACACGCGCGCCAGGGCGATCTCGTTGCGGCGGTTTACCATGATCTGGAACGGCTTGGCGCCGGGTTGGCCAGTGTTGACCCACGACTGGCGGCGGCAATGACGCTGACGATGGTGGGGCACCAGCTGCCGGCCCTGACGGCCGATCAGTTGACGACGACACTCAAGCTTAATCCAGCGGATACCCCGGTCCTGGTTCACGACCTGCACCTGGGGATTGCGGCATACAGCAGCCACACGAATGGCCCTTTGCACGACCTCCTAGCGCCGCTGCTTGCTTCTGGGCCGCTTTCCCGGAGCGCGGAGAACACCCTGCGCTGCTACCAGGGCGGTCAATCCTTGGAGCTTATCGCCAAGCGCCGGCACCTGAAACTAAGCACGGTGCGCGAACACCTGCTCGAGGTGGCGATCCTGTGCCCGGACCAGCTCGATTGGGAGCAATTGTTGCCGTCAAAAAAAGAAGTGGCCTTGAGAAAGCAATATCCGGGCGCAGACGTTACTAACTGGCACTTTCAGGCTGATTCTGAAGACGACGGGGCGGCATTTTTTGAATATCGCTTGTTTCAAATCAAACGGGGGCGGGGAAATAATGATCAAGACTGACAAAATCTACCAGGTGCTGCACCAGCGCTTTGGCTACCAGGACTTTCGGGATGGTCAGCTGGAGACAATCAGTGCGCTTTTGTCCGGCCACGATACGCTCGCAATTCTGCCGACCGGGGCGGGAAAGTCCCTTCTTTACCAGCTGCCGGCCTATTTATTGCCGACGGGGGTGGTGATCGTCTCGCCCCTGATTTCCTTGATGCAGGACCAGGTTGACCGCCTACGTCAACAGGGGGAGCGGCGGGTAATCATGCTGACCGGTCAGCTCCAGGGACGTGACCGGCGAGCGGTGCTGGATTCGCTGGGCCAGTACCGCTTCATCTTCGCCTCCCCGGAAATGCTGACTAATTCCCAGGTACTCCAGGCCCTGCGTAGAGTGCGGCCAAGCCTGCTGGTGGTCGACGAGGCCCACTGTATCTCGCAATGGGGGCCCGACTTTCGCCCGGAGTACCTGCTACTAAAGCAGCTCCGCATCCAGTTGGGTGGGGTGGTAACCCTGATGCTGACGGCGACCGCTACACCCCGGGTGCGGCAGGATATCATCAAGAAGCTCGGCCTTGATTTTGACCACGTCCGTCAGGTGATTCGGTCGGTCAACCGGCCCAACATCTTCCTGGCGGTCGACCAGGTTGAAAGTGCCGACGCCAAGCAGGCGGAATTGGTGCGCCTGGTGAAGACCTTGCCCGGGCCGGGAATCATTTATTTTGCCAGCCGCAAATTGGCGACCCAGCAGGCAATTATCCTAGCGCAGGAGACCGGCCTGGCGGTGGCACCCTACCACGCCGGTATGCCGGCCCTGGAGCGCTTCAACATTCAACAGCAGTTTATGGCCAACCAGCTGCAACTGATTTGCGCCACCAGCGCCTTTGGCATGGGGGTCGACAAAAACGACCTGCGCTATATCATCCACTACCACCTGCCAGCCAATTTGGCTTCCTACATGCAGGAGATCGGCCGGGCCGGTCGGGATGGCCAGCAGAGCGTGGCCGTTCTTCTTTACGCGCCGGGGGATGAAGGACTGCAGAGTCAGTTGACGACGATTGATTTACCGAGCGAAGCGCTTCTGACCCAGGTTCAACAGGGAAAACTGCAACCGGCTGTTCTGGGAGAGCAGGCGGACCTGTTTGCCTTTTATTTGCACCAGGGCTACACGCCCCAGCAAATTAGGCGGGCCTTTCACCAGCGCCAACACCAGCTTACCTTTAATCTCCAAAAAATGCGGGATTACGTCGGCCTCAAGCGGTGCCGCCGCAACTACCTGCTAAATTATTTTGGTGAAGGGGAAATAAGGCAGGATCAGTGCTGCGACAATGACCAGCCGGACTGGGCGGCGCAACTAAAGTTTCCATCGTCGCCTGCGCCGGTGCAACCAGCAGCTGCGGACTGGCGGGCTCGCCTGGCGAAGCTGTTTAATGTCAAATCTCGGCTAGACAAAGGGTAAATTCGTGCGCTACAATCGTAAGGATAAGTTTTTAGAAAAGGAGGGTTGTGCTAAATGAGTGAACACCGTGAAGAATCCCGGCGTGAGCGTGATGAGCTCTGGGACAAGACCTTTGATGACAACGAGGACCTCGATAGTGAGGGGCACTTGTCACGGACGGAACACCGGCGCCAGCGCTCACATAACTCGACGATTACGACGGTCCTGATCGTCCTCATCATTATTTTGGCGGCGGCCCCGGTTATTTACTGGGTCAACAATCGCCAATCGTTCAACCATCCCGTTCGAACGGAGCAGCGGGCGGCATCGAAGTCGGTGAGTAGTAAAAAAAAACAACGTTCCCGGACCTCTGCTAAAAAACGGCAAGATGCCAGTTCAACTGTAACGAGTCGCTCCCAAAGCAGTTCAACCAGTGTTGCCAGCAGTCAAAGTCAGGCCACCGTCTCAAGCAGCAGCGCCACGCGGACATATTCATCCAGCATGAGCAGCAGCCGGACGACCGGTACGCGCTCCGGCTACGTAACCGTCCAGCGCGGTGAAAGCATCGACAAGGTCGCGGCCCGCAATGGCCTGACGCCGCAAGAACTAGCACGACTAAATAATATGACGGTCAGATCAACGATTCATCCTGGCCAGCAGTTACGAGTAAAGTAGGAGGAAAAATGACAAAGGGAATTCAAGTAGCCATCGACGGCCCCGCATCGGCCGGCAAAAGTACGGTGGCCAAGTTAGTTGCTAAACGTTTCAACTATGTTTATTGCGATACCGGAGCGATGTACCGGGTGGTGACCCTGGCGGCTTTTCGGGCCCGGTTGACGATGGATCAGACGGAAAAAATTGCCGAGCTGGCCAAGCGGATCAAGATCGGTTTTCAGCCGGGGGAACCGGAGCAGCGGGTTTTCTTAAACGATGATGAGGTGACCCAGGATATTCGGACGGCCCAGATCGACAACAACGTTTCCGCCGTTGCCGCTATTCCCGCGGTTCGCGCGGAAATGACCAACCAGCAGCGTCAGATCGCCGCGAATGGTGGGATTGTAATGGATGGCCGGGACATCGGCACGACGGTTTTGCCAAATGCTCCCGTTAAGATCTTCATGGTGGCCACGGCCCATGAACGGGCTCGCCGTCGCTACGTTGAAAACAAGGCCAAGGGGATTGCCACGGCTTCACTGGAAGACCTGCAAAAGGAAATTGAGTTGCGGGACCAAAAGGATTCGACCCGCAAGGTTTCGCCACTGACCCAGGCCCCCGATGCCATTCGGTTGGACACGACCAAGCTTTCAATCGATGAGGTTGTGGACGCCATCAGTGAAATAATTGAAAAAACTCAGGAACAATTGTAGTAAAGACTGGAAATGAGAAAAGTTTTTTAGTAGAATAGTTTCTAGAGTTGATTGTTGCAAGGAGGATTTTTTTTAATGGCTGAAAACAATGAAAAGAACAACGATATGTTAAAGGCGCTTGACAGCATCAAGACCGTTAAGGTGGGCGATGTTGTTAAGGGTAAGGTATTGGCAATCGATGATGATCGCCAAGCTATCGTTGGTATTGAAGATGCAGGGGTTGAAGGTGTCGTCCCTGCTAAGGAATTATCAACCAAGCCAGTTGAAGACATCAATGATGCAGTTAAAGTAGGTGACGAATTAGACTTAGTTGTCATCTCTAAGATTGGTAACGATAAGGAAAATGGTAGTTACTTACTTTCTCACCGTCGTCTTGAAGCCCGGAAGGTCTGGGATGACATTCAAAAGAAGTTCGATGATGGTGAAACCATCACTGCCAAGGTTACGCAGGCAGTTAAGGGTGGTTTAGTTGTTGATGCCGGAGTACGTGGTTTCGTCCCTGCTTCAATGATCACTGATCACTACGTTGAAGATCTGAACCAATTCAAGGGCCAAGAACTTGAATTCAAGATCATCGAAATCGAACCAAGCGAAAACCGCCTGATCCTTTCCCACAAGGAAATTGTTAAGGCTCAGCACGAAGCAGCTGCTCAGAAGGTCTTCGCTGAATTACAACCAGGTGACGTTGTCGAAGGTAAGGTTGCCCGGATGACGAACTTCGGTGCCTTCATCGACCTCGGTGGCGTTGACGGCTTAGTTCACGTTTCCGAAATTTCCTACGACCACGTTGACAAGCCTTCTGATGTTCTGAAGGCCGGTCAGACGGTTAAGGTTAAGGTATTGAACGTTGACCCAGACCGCGAGCGGATTTCCCTGTCCATCAAGCAGACCCTGCCTGGACCATGGGATGACATCGAAGAAAAGGCTCCTGCTGGCTCAGTTCTGACTGGGACTGTTAAGCGCCTGACGAGCTTCGGTGCATTCGTTGAAGTCTTCCCTGGTGTTGAAGGTTTGGTTCACATTTCCCAAATCTCCCACAAGCACATTGCCACGCCAGCTGATGTGCTGAAGCCAGGTCAAGAAGTCAAGGTTAAGGTATTGAACGTTGACCCAGAACGGCAACGTTTAGGCCTGTCCATGAAGGCTCTGGAAGAACGTCCGAAGGGTGAAGACAACGACAACCGCGGTGGCCGTCGTCGTCCACGTCGGAACAACAACCGGAACGTCATGAACAACGCACCGGAAGAAGAAAGTGGTTTCTCAATGGGTGATCTGATTGGTGATCAATTGAAGAACCTGCGGAACTAATTTCCAATTAAGTTAAATCTTAGGGAGGCTGGGAAGAATGGTTTTCTTCCTGGCCTTTTATTTTGTAAAAAGGGGTGAAGAAGGATGGCAAATCCTGTTGTTGCAGTAGTGGGCCGACCGAACGTTGGGAAGTCGACCCTGTTTAACCGCATTGCCGGCGAACGAATCGCAATCGTGGAGGACACGCCGGGGGTCACCCGGGACCGGATCTACTCCCACGGTGAATGGTTGGGCAAGCATTTCAACCTGATCGATACCGGGGGAATTGAGATTTCCGACCAGCCACTGTTGACCCAGATTCGCCAGCAAGCGGAGGTGGCGATTGACGAAGCGGACGTCATCATCATGGTCGTGGACATTGAAAACGGGGTGACGGACGCCGATGAGCAGGTCGCTCGGATTCTCTACCGGTCCGACAAGCCGGTTGTCTTGGCGGTCAATAAGGTTGATAATCCAGAACGCCGCACCGATATCTATGACTTCTACTCCCTCGGCTTGGGCGAGCCCTACCCGGTTTCCAGTGTTCACGGGGTCGGTATGGGGGACCTGCTTGATGCCGTGATCAAGAAGTTCCCGGAGAACGCGGCCAATGACGATGATTCCAGTATCCACTTCAGCTTCATCGGCCGGCCAAACGTTGGGAAGTCATCGCTAGTGAACGCCATCTTGGGTCAAAACCGGGTGATTGTCTCGAACGTTGCCGGGACAACCCGGGACGCGATCAACACCACCTTCAAGGATGAGACGGGCCAGGAGTTCACGATGGTTGACACTGCCGGAATCCGCAAGAAGGGCAAGATCTATGAGAACACCGAGCGCTACGCCTTGATGCGGGCGATGCGGGCCATTGACGACAGCGACGTGGTCTGCGTGGTCCTAAACGCCGAGGAGGGTATCCGGGAGATTGACAAGCACATCGCCGGGTACGCCCACGAGGCCGGTTGCGGGGTGATCATCGTCGTCAACAAGTGGGACACCTTAAAGGATCGTGACCAGCGAACGATGACCGACTTTACCAACCTGATCCGGGCTGAATTCCAGTACCTGAGCTATGCACCGATCATTTTCGTTTCCGCCAAGACCAAGCAGCGTTTGAACAAGCTGCCCGGGATGGTCAAGGCCGTTGACGAGCACCACAAGCGGCGGATCCAGTCCTCAGTCTTAAACACGGTCTTGATGGACGCGATCGCCGCCAACCCGACGCCGACCCAGAACGGCAAGCGGCTGCGGGTTTACTATGGTACCCAGGTGGCCACCGAGCCGCCGACCTTTGTAATCTTCGTCAACGATCCGGAATTGATGCATTTTTCCTACCAGCGGTACCTAGAGAACCAGATTCGTTCGGCTTTTGACTTTTCTGGAACGCCAATTCACCTGATTAAGCGACGCCGGCAGTAAGGGAAAAATCCCGAGGTTAAGAAATGATGAAAATTGCCGTGAAAGTTGCGAAAAGCGCTTGCCAGTAGGGTTTCACTATGCTAACCTTAACATTGAAATGATACGAACTCCTCGTAATTATTTCGTTAATTTTGGACCACTCAAAATTAACATCCAGGAGTGCCGGACAACCGGTGCTGATGTGGGAGGTGAAATCAAATGGCAAACAAAGCAGAATTAGTAAGCAACGTTGCTGCTGCAACTGGTCTGACTAAGAAGGACGCTACGGCTGCTGTTGACGCTGTCTTCAGTTCAATCCAAGCTTCCTTAGCTAAGGGTGAAAAGGTTCAACTGATCGGCTTCGGTAACTTCGAAGTACGTCAACGTGCTGCACGGAAGGGCCGTAACCCACAAACTGGGAAAGAAATCCAAATTCCTGCAAGCAAGGTACCAGCATTCAAGCCTGGTAAAGCTTTAAAGGATGCTGTTAAGTAATTTAACAGTCTTAAGATAGAAAACGAGAAGGAAACTGATCCTTCTCGTTTTCTTTTTGGCTCAATCTCTGTTATCCTAACATTCGAAACATCATCGTACAGGGGGACGAAATTAGTGACCTATTCTGAAAAAATGCTTGATCAATTGCAAAAGGGCGACCTGGACGCGGCCCGCCACACCTTCCGGGCAGCCCTCGACCACGACAGCGACGACATGCTCTTTAGCCTGGGCGAGGAATTGTATGGTCTGGGTTTCTTGCGCCAGTCCCGGCGGGTCTACCTGAAACTGTTGGAACGCTATCCAGACGAGGACGAGCTGCGGACGAATCTGGCGACGATTGCCATTGACGAGGGGCACAACGACGAGGCCCTTTCCTACTTGGCCCAGGTTAAGCCCGGCTCGCCGGCCTACCTGGAGGCCCTGCTGGTGGCCGCCGATCTCTACCAGACCGAGGGCGAGCTGGAGGTTACCGAAGCCAAGCTTAAGGAGGCCGCTGGGCTGGCCCCAGACGAACCGGCCGTTCAATTTGCCCTGGCCGAGTTCTACTTCTTGGTGGGCCGGTTCGATGAAGCAATCGATTACTACTTCCAGTTGATCCGCAACGGCTACACCGCCTTTGCCAAGGTCGACATTGCGGGTCGGCTGGGGATGTGCTATGCCCAAAGCGGCCAGTTTAAGCAGGCCCTGGGCTACCTCCAACAGGTCAAGCCGGAGTACCGAACCAGTGATATCCGCTTCCAGACCGGTCTGACCCAGCTCCACCTCGGCCAGGTCGAGGACGCCATCACGACCTTGCGGGACCTGATCCACGATGACGACCAGTATGCTTCTGCCTACCCAGCCTTGGCCGACGCCTACTCCGCCCAGCGCAACTACCCACAGGCCCTGCGCGCGATCCAGGAGGGGCTCGGGGTCGACCAGTATAACGAGCGCTTCTACTCCCAGGCGGCGGAAATCGTCAGCCACCTAGGCGACCAGCAATTGATGGAAAAGTACCTGAAACGCGCCCACGAGCTGGATCCGGACAACCTGACGATCATTTTGCAGTACAGCAACTTCCTCCTTCACCAGCACAACGACAGTGCCAACATTAAGCTCTTGGCGCCGCTGATTAAGGAGGACGAGGTCGATCCGCAGGTTTACTGGAACCTGGCCCGTTCCTACCAGCGGACTGACCAGTTGGAACTGGCTGACAAGTACTACCATGCCGCGGCTAACAACTATCAGGATAATCCGACCTTCCTAAAGGAACTGATCGGCTTTGATCGTGAAATGGGGAAGACCAGTGAAATGCTGGCCGAGCTGCATCGCTACCTGGCGCTGGTCCCGACCGATGCCGAGATGCAGGATCTTTTGGACGAATACGAGGAATATTAAAAGGTTGTTTCCCACGTTATCTTTCTAATGTTTAAAAACAAAGGGAGGCTAAGAGAAAGTATTATTCTCTTAGTCCCCTTTTTACTTGAGCTGAAGGAGCAGGCGCTGGTAGTAGAGCAGTGAGGACGGGTCGAGCTTCAAGGCATCCATCAACTGGCGGTCGCTCCAGTCCTGGTGGGCGGCCAGCTGGGTGAGAATATAGCTCTGGTGGAGATACTTGGGCGCCAGGTGGAAGCCCAGGTAGGCCTCGTCCTGCTTGAGGTACTTGTGAAGGCCGGCATTGGTCAGGCGGGGATTATCCGGCTGGTAGCGCTGCTTCAAGAAGAGATCGGTGGAATTCTGCCGGGCTTGGAGCGGGTGGATGAATTCCTGGTAGCGCTGGTAAAAGGTGCGCTCGGCCGGACTGGACAATTCGACCTGGTCAAAGACCCGGGCAAATCCCGGTCGCAAGAACTCGCCGACGGTAAAGCCGTGCTTGCTGACCAGCAGCACCATCCGAGTGTAGTAGGTCAACTGGTCGTCGGCGAGAATGTCGTCCAGCTTGCCCAGCCACTTGGTATTGACCCGCTGGTTGGGATCGACCGCCCGGCCGTGCAGGGTCAGCGTCGGGTAGGTCGTGATCAGCTGGTGGGTAAAGAGGTAGCGAAAGTAGCGGTTGAGGTGGGAAAGAATCTTGTTATAGGTGCTGAGGGTGATCTTTTGCTGGGTGCGCAACGTATTGAAATAGTCCCGCACGTCGCTTTCGGTCAGGTTAGCCAGCCGCGGATCCCGCGCGAAGGCCGGACGATTAGCCCGCAGGTAGGCAAAAAAATTAGTCAGGCTGGTGTCATAGGTGTTGACCGTCAGCGGGGCCAGGTGTTGCGAATCGCGCAAAAAGTGCTGGAATTGTTTTTGGTAGGGATAGTCCATTCAGTTCACACCTTTCAAGCATTTATTTACTATAACTATATCACAAAAGAAGATTCGCCGAGGCAAAGACGATTTGCTATAATCGATTAGGAGATAATTAAAAGGACATGATCAAATGATACTAGAACACTTACCCGCAATCTTTACGCCGGCCCGACCGGTGCTGCAGCGGATTGAAGAGGCGGGCTTTGAAGCCTACTTTGTCGGGGGCTGCGTACGGGATACGATTCTTGGCGATCCGATTCACGACATCGACATTGCCACCAGCGCCTACCCAAGCGAGATCAAGGCGATCTTTAAACGAACCGTCGACACCGGGATCGAACACGGCACCGTGATGATTTTGGACCACGGGAATGGCTACGAGACGACCACTTTTCGGACTGAATCCGGCTATCAGGATTATCGCCGGCCAGATTCGGTAAC comes from Limosilactobacillus sp. and encodes:
- a CDS encoding tetratricopeptide repeat protein, producing the protein MTYSEKMLDQLQKGDLDAARHTFRAALDHDSDDMLFSLGEELYGLGFLRQSRRVYLKLLERYPDEDELRTNLATIAIDEGHNDEALSYLAQVKPGSPAYLEALLVAADLYQTEGELEVTEAKLKEAAGLAPDEPAVQFALAEFYFLVGRFDEAIDYYFQLIRNGYTAFAKVDIAGRLGMCYAQSGQFKQALGYLQQVKPEYRTSDIRFQTGLTQLHLGQVEDAITTLRDLIHDDDQYASAYPALADAYSAQRNYPQALRAIQEGLGVDQYNERFYSQAAEIVSHLGDQQLMEKYLKRAHELDPDNLTIILQYSNFLLHQHNDSANIKLLAPLIKEDEVDPQVYWNLARSYQRTDQLELADKYYHAAANNYQDNPTFLKELIGFDREMGKTSEMLAELHRYLALVPTDAEMQDLLDEYEEY
- a CDS encoding site-specific integrase — encoded protein: MDYPYQKQFQHFLRDSQHLAPLTVNTYDTSLTNFFAYLRANRPAFARDPRLANLTESDVRDYFNTLRTQQKITLSTYNKILSHLNRYFRYLFTHQLITTYPTLTLHGRAVDPNQRVNTKWLGKLDDILADDQLTYYTRMVLLVSKHGFTVGEFLRPGFARVFDQVELSSPAERTFYQRYQEFIHPLQARQNSTDLFLKQRYQPDNPRLTNAGLHKYLKQDEAYLGFHLAPKYLHQSYILTQLAAHQDWSDRQLMDALKLDPSSLLYYQRLLLQLK